The following coding sequences lie in one Cannabis sativa cultivar Pink pepper isolate KNU-18-1 chromosome 5, ASM2916894v1, whole genome shotgun sequence genomic window:
- the LOC133037661 gene encoding uncharacterized protein LOC133037661 has translation MLAIIDVLRETCYWLDSIGLPPPNKIKSLMAMTFDYYNASSNRQPKKSGITWKSIKCPQQISDFECGYYVMRYMREFCMNSRPINWLTTQWNGKKTYTKQEIDEIRLEWADQFLEEITEDGVL, from the exons ATGCTAGCAATTATTGATGTATTGCGTGAAACATGTTATTGGCTTGACTCAATTGGATTACCCCcgcctaataaaattaaatctctAATGGCAAT GACTTTTGATTACTACAATGCTTCCAGTAATAGGCAGCCAAAAAAGTCTGGCATTACATGGAAATCTATAAAA TGTCCTCAACAAATATCGGATTTTGAGTGTGGATATTATGTAATGAGATACATGCGTGaattttgcatgaattctagACCTATCAATTGGCTAACCACTCaa TGGAATGGGAAAAAAACTTATACAAAAcaagaaattgatgaaattcgTTTGGAATGGGCTGACCAATTTTTAGAAGAAATTACAGAAGATGGAGTGCTTTAA